Part of the Coregonus clupeaformis isolate EN_2021a chromosome 8, ASM2061545v1, whole genome shotgun sequence genome, CAACTTTCCCcttccccagtgaaagttgtgacCCTGAATatgagtataggatgagtcaaccacatttgggtatgagttaacagaatgaCATTTTAAGTGAGATTTCCACTGGACAGTTATTGTGGGTGTACAGCAAACTTTACATGTCACCAAATTATCACTtccaaaaatatatttgatattgtattgatatgctggaccagtgtttcccaaactcagtcctggggggCCCCCCTGAGTGCACATTTTGTGTTTTGccccagcactacacagctgactcaaataaccaactcatcaagctttgatttgaaccagctgtgtagtgctagggaaaaaaaccaaaccatggggggggggggacagggcaggaacgagtttgggaaaccctggtctggAAAATAACCTGTATAAACATTGTCAGGTGGTCTCATGTTATTAAAACCCAAATTCGTCTCTTTAAAAAGATGAAAACCTCCTCCCCTCTTGCTTTGCAGCCTAACATGGGTAAAAAGCAGAATGGCAAAGGGAAGAAGGAGGTGCTGGAGGCAGAGCCGCCAGAGGAGTATGTTGTGGAGAAGGTGATGGACCAGCGCATCGTCAACGGGAAGGTGGAATTTTTCCTCAAGTGGAAAGGATTTACAGAGTGAGTGCACAGTTCCAGGGACGCTGGCCTGGAAGTACTTCCTTGGTATGGGGTTGTACTTGTGTGGCATGCTTATCCTGCAGAACCTAGCTAGTTGAAATAATCTGAGTTGTGAATTGAATTTCAGACTGCCATTTTAGTTACAGGTATGGCTCGCTTGTAAAATTTTAATAAATAGGTTGCTGCATTTCTAGAGCATGTGTAGATCTTCTTACCAACATGCTGATGGTTTTTGTAGAATAAATATCCACTGACTATTCTCTTTCCTTTCAGAGCGGATAACACTTGGGAGCCAGAGGATAACCTGGATTGTCCTGAGCTGATTTCAGCCTTCCTGGAAGCCCAGAAGAACGTGGTGGAGAAGCCTGACTCCAACAAGAGGAAGTCCTCAACAGATGAGCCAGAGACGGAGGAAAGCAAAgccaagaagaagaaggatgtgGTGAGTGTTTCAAATCATTGTAGGATGACTGTGTTGTGTAGGCTAGTCTGTGTGCGATGGTTATTGTATCCATATGTTTTGATATGCCAGATGGTTTGCATGGAAGCTGTGATTTATTTCTGTACTGTGTGTTTCAGAGTGACAAGCCACGGGGCTTTGCCAGGAGCCTGGACCCAGAGAGGATCATTGGTGCAACCGACAGCAGTGGAGAACTTATGTTCTTGATGAAGTGGTGAGTCTCAAATTGCAAAACACAACCTCCTGTGATGTTCTTCTTAAATATCACCTCTTTTCAGTGTTGCACAGCCCAAGAGCCATTCCTCATGTAATTTATCTTCCCTGATAGCATGATAATCACCTCCTAAAATGACTGTGCCTTCGGGAACTTCACATTCTCTATTTTTATAATGTGCATCTGAACTTCATTATCCTGAATAGTGCTACTAGCTAACTAGGTCAACCTTATTATTCTGATCAATAGCCACTAGTAAACACCAACCACTGTTGTCCCTTGGCTCTACAGGAAAGACTCAGACGAGGCGGACCTGGTCCCGGCCCGCGAGGCCAACACCCGCTGCCCTCAGGTGGTCATCTCCTTCTATGAGGAGAGGCTGACCTGGCACTCCTGTCCTGAGGATGAGGCGCAATAGCACCCCTTCCTCACCCAGCTGATGTCCCCTGTGTGCCCCCCTGACCTTCGACCTCTATCCTGTCCCTGATCCTGCCTCTCAGGACTgttctccatgtctcctctcgcCCCATGTACTTTTTTGACATTTACAATATGTTTAGCCATAGTGTTAGTGCAGAGCAGTCGGGTGGAAGCCTGTGCTTTAGTACATACTTTAGTGATAGGACAACATTGTTTACTGGGAAAGGGACTGAGGAGGATGCAGAGAAATGGGTAGGATGTAGAAATAATGGGATGGGCGATTTGTCGCTTTTCATGGACCTGTTCCTCAAACGATAAATAGTTACAGTTGAAAATGTACACCATGGATCATATGAAATCTTGATTTTATTTCTCTCCCACCCATATAATCACTTGTCAGACATGTATTTTCAAGGTGGTGCATTTCTGTTCACTGTCTAGCCCCctttcccctcttctcctccctcccatgAAACTAGTTTCTTTGAGTCCCCCCCATGGTTGTATACTTGAATTCCTTGAACAGCATGTCTTTTGCTGTATATTCACTTTGTAAATATTTTTTCAAAAAGCTGTTCAATAAAGGTTTATATGCTTCATTTTACCACCCCCTCTGCCTGGGCTGAGTTGTGTTACGTAGGGCTGAGTTAAAGGTAGTTGGAACTGTTATTGAC contains:
- the LOC121572032 gene encoding chromobox protein homolog 3 isoform X1 translates to MKTSSPLALQPNMGKKQNGKGKKEVLEAEPPEEYVVEKVMDQRIVNGKVEFFLKWKGFTEADNTWEPEDNLDCPELISAFLEAQKNVVEKPDSNKRKSSTDEPETEESKAKKKKDVSDKPRGFARSLDPERIIGATDSSGELMFLMKWKDSDEADLVPAREANTRCPQVVISFYEERLTWHSCPEDEAQ
- the LOC121572032 gene encoding chromobox protein homolog 3 isoform X2, which translates into the protein MGKKQNGKGKKEVLEAEPPEEYVVEKVMDQRIVNGKVEFFLKWKGFTEADNTWEPEDNLDCPELISAFLEAQKNVVEKPDSNKRKSSTDEPETEESKAKKKKDVSDKPRGFARSLDPERIIGATDSSGELMFLMKWKDSDEADLVPAREANTRCPQVVISFYEERLTWHSCPEDEAQ